In Paenibacillus sp. J23TS9, a single genomic region encodes these proteins:
- a CDS encoding ABC transporter ATP-binding protein codes for MEILKTVNLCKTYGSAEAKIEALKNVNFSVHQGEFVAIVGASGSGKSSLLHLLGGVDQPSGGQVIIDGTDLYAKDETELAIFRRRKIGFVFQSYNLIPVLTTEENIKLPMLLENKRVDEKYVQELMGLLGLTERKNHLPSELSGGQQQRTAIGRALINKPSIILADEPTGNLDSQSSKEIMDLLTFSVKKYHQTLIMITHDLNIAKTADRIVKIEDGVLLQPNEVSER; via the coding sequence GTGGAAATCCTAAAAACCGTGAATTTATGCAAAACCTATGGAAGTGCAGAGGCCAAGATTGAAGCTTTAAAAAACGTGAATTTCTCTGTTCATCAAGGGGAATTTGTAGCCATTGTGGGAGCCAGCGGATCAGGGAAAAGCTCCTTGCTGCATCTTTTAGGCGGAGTGGACCAGCCATCTGGCGGACAGGTCATCATAGACGGAACAGATCTTTATGCCAAAGACGAAACGGAACTCGCCATATTCCGCAGACGAAAAATCGGATTTGTTTTTCAGTCCTATAATCTGATCCCGGTCCTAACCACGGAGGAAAATATCAAGCTGCCGATGCTATTGGAGAACAAAAGAGTTGATGAAAAATATGTGCAGGAACTGATGGGGTTATTAGGTCTGACCGAACGGAAAAACCATCTTCCATCCGAGCTGTCAGGCGGGCAGCAGCAAAGAACGGCCATTGGACGGGCATTAATCAATAAACCTTCGATTATATTAGCAGATGAGCCCACCGGAAATCTGGATAGTCAAAGCAGCAAAGAAATTATGGACCTGCTTACGTTCTCCGTTAAAAAATATCATCAGACGTTGATTATGATCACGCATGATTTAAATATTGCCAAAACCGCAGATCGTATTGTGAAAATCGAAGACGGCGTCCTCCTGCAGCCAAATGAGGTGAGTGAACGGTGA
- a CDS encoding ABC transporter permease: MNSYTSLTGKYLKGQKKRSLLTIFGIILSVTLLTSIGTIGLSYWDKSIRQTMRDFGDYHVSIHGISGEAVPKIENNATVKSSGLISREGYAVIQETTEKEKQEDSFAAPYRYLNVKGFDANALNMLQVQLDSGRLPTNPNEIMLSSSSLSYFSEKPKLGDKLKLQLGIRKVASTGEDKKINGIGDFGWDLDEAFQAQSQKEYTVVGFMKPPTGNWSSSYIFPAITFNDNQTFDNNKKYFIYIKMKSLNHIQKKTEVMMSTLQLRDARDAEQGSAMQLGRDHSVNNVRIEYNNELLKWYGKSTYEGVNHSLILAYAAVIVIILICTIAVIYNTFHISVLERISQFGMLRCIGATPAQIRKIVIQEAALLSLIGIPIGLLMGSLFMKFLFYNISLLTLGYLNDMRMVISLPILVSAGLLGLLSVFLSAIGPARQAARVSPLEALKSTGSTKVEPITKVNKSLIAKKLFGIIGQFAARNLQRNKKRFRITAFSMIISIILFIVFSGLAQFMQQATQVTGTQYSYSISYDGPSKRMDDAVYQHISRLDAVRKAYKFYSDQVMAIIPKDKINPSYYDLRKDRYVVPEGEGYRTSNNSLVSYGDNGLDDLQSKLSAGKIDKDLMDRENGVIVQQKIKMLTEKGKQLIIDQTHFKIGDRIQIRTFDRSRKGYQTVTVVGIADHDLLSQEYSDSEVLSFITTPKVYAKIMGTDAYSRIFILAHSDIPNQPIRDYLQTLKEKDAGFNYLDRVAEVAKAKNDSKTFGILLYGFIGVIVLIAFLNIVNTVSTNLILRTQEFAVLKAIGMTRDEVRKMIILEAVFYGVFAGVIGIMIGTGLDYGIHVLFAGAFETAWVIPWLHIGIAFVGALFSTLLATIGPMYRLDKVNIIDALRKEN; encoded by the coding sequence GTGAATAGCTATACAAGCCTTACCGGAAAATATTTAAAAGGACAGAAAAAAAGGTCCCTGCTTACGATCTTCGGGATAATCTTATCGGTTACGCTTCTAACTTCGATTGGGACGATCGGTTTGAGCTATTGGGATAAATCCATCAGACAAACCATGCGGGATTTCGGAGATTATCATGTCTCCATTCATGGCATTTCAGGAGAAGCCGTCCCGAAAATAGAAAACAATGCAACCGTAAAAAGCTCCGGCCTCATCAGCAGGGAAGGTTATGCCGTCATTCAGGAAACAACGGAGAAAGAAAAGCAGGAAGATTCGTTTGCGGCGCCCTATAGATACTTGAATGTCAAGGGATTTGACGCGAATGCGCTAAACATGCTTCAGGTACAGCTTGACTCGGGCAGGCTGCCTACAAATCCGAATGAGATTATGCTTTCATCATCGAGTTTGAGTTACTTTTCAGAAAAACCGAAACTGGGCGATAAGCTGAAGCTCCAGCTTGGGATTCGGAAGGTGGCGTCCACAGGTGAAGACAAGAAAATTAACGGTATTGGTGATTTTGGCTGGGATCTTGACGAAGCCTTCCAAGCGCAATCCCAAAAAGAATATACCGTCGTCGGCTTTATGAAGCCGCCAACGGGAAATTGGTCATCCAGTTATATCTTTCCGGCTATTACTTTCAACGATAACCAGACATTCGACAATAACAAAAAGTACTTCATTTACATCAAGATGAAATCTTTGAATCACATCCAGAAGAAAACGGAAGTGATGATGTCCACTTTACAACTGCGTGATGCACGTGATGCCGAGCAGGGTTCCGCTATGCAGCTGGGCAGAGATCATTCTGTTAATAATGTAAGAATAGAGTACAATAATGAGCTGCTTAAATGGTATGGCAAAAGCACCTATGAGGGTGTGAATCATAGCTTGATCCTGGCATACGCAGCCGTCATTGTAATTATTTTGATTTGTACCATTGCCGTCATCTATAATACGTTTCATATTTCTGTGTTGGAGAGAATTTCACAATTTGGCATGCTGAGATGCATTGGAGCGACGCCGGCCCAGATTCGCAAAATCGTGATTCAAGAAGCGGCACTGCTGAGCTTGATCGGCATCCCCATCGGACTTCTTATGGGAAGTCTTTTTATGAAGTTTTTGTTTTATAATATCAGTTTGTTGACGCTAGGTTACTTAAACGATATGAGAATGGTGATCTCCTTGCCGATTCTGGTATCTGCCGGCCTATTGGGCTTGTTGAGCGTGTTTCTTTCCGCCATTGGACCTGCAAGACAAGCAGCCCGCGTTTCTCCTTTAGAAGCGCTAAAGAGTACGGGGTCCACGAAGGTTGAACCTATCACTAAGGTCAACAAGTCCCTGATCGCGAAAAAGCTGTTCGGTATCATAGGACAATTCGCCGCCAGAAACCTGCAGCGGAACAAGAAACGGTTCCGGATTACAGCCTTTTCCATGATTATTAGTATTATTTTATTTATCGTCTTCAGCGGTTTGGCCCAGTTCATGCAGCAAGCAACTCAGGTCACAGGCACACAGTATTCTTATTCGATTTCCTATGATGGTCCTTCCAAACGAATGGATGACGCGGTGTATCAGCATATTTCCCGGCTTGATGCCGTTCGGAAAGCTTACAAGTTTTACAGCGATCAAGTGATGGCCATCATCCCGAAGGATAAGATCAATCCCTCATATTATGATTTAAGAAAGGATCGATATGTCGTTCCTGAAGGAGAGGGATATCGGACAAGCAATAACTCCCTCGTCTCCTACGGGGACAATGGGCTGGATGATCTGCAATCCAAACTCTCGGCCGGGAAAATCGACAAAGATCTAATGGACCGGGAGAACGGCGTGATCGTTCAGCAAAAAATTAAAATGCTGACGGAAAAAGGCAAACAGCTGATTATTGATCAAACCCATTTCAAAATTGGGGATCGCATCCAAATCCGAACATTTGACAGAAGCCGTAAAGGATACCAAACCGTGACGGTGGTCGGAATTGCGGATCATGATTTGTTGTCGCAGGAATATAGTGACAGCGAAGTTCTTTCCTTTATTACGACACCGAAAGTATACGCGAAAATAATGGGAACCGACGCTTATTCCAGAATATTTATTCTTGCTCACTCTGATATACCGAACCAACCGATAAGGGACTATCTTCAAACATTAAAAGAAAAAGATGCGGGGTTTAACTACCTGGATCGAGTGGCGGAGGTTGCCAAAGCCAAAAATGATTCCAAGACTTTCGGTATACTGCTTTACGGTTTTATCGGCGTCATTGTATTGATTGCTTTCTTGAATATCGTAAATACAGTCAGCACGAATCTGATCCTCCGCACTCAAGAGTTTGCAGTCCTTAAGGCCATCGGCATGACCCGGGATGAAGTGAGAAAAATGATCATTTTAGAAGCCGTTTTTTATGGTGTGTTTGCTGGCGTAATCGGAATCATGATTGGCACGGGTCTGGATTACGGAATACATGTGCTTTTCGCTGGGGCGTTCGAAACCGCTTGGGTGATCCCATGGCTCCATATCGGAATTGCATTTGTTGGTGCCCTGTTTTCGACACTTCTCGCAACGATTGGGCCGATGTATCGGCTGGATAAAGTAAATATCATCGATGCGCTTCGGAAGGAGAATTAG
- a CDS encoding response regulator transcription factor: MNRILLVEDDENLVFGIEYTLTSEGYTVVVSGSLEEARQSLKTAVFDLILLDVNLPDGSGYGLCREIRELSQVPIIFLTALDEEANVVAGLDLGADDYMTKPIRTKELLSRMKAVLRRNHKPKVEVNRWISDDIEVRVLEGTVLKHNQELLLTGMEYRLLLMLMTHSKQICSRSTILNSLWDMSGEFIDDNTLSVHIRRLREKIEDIAAAPKYIITVRGVGYKWNTDVVGR, from the coding sequence ATGAATCGTATTTTACTGGTTGAAGATGATGAAAATTTAGTATTTGGTATCGAATATACCTTGACGAGTGAAGGATATACAGTAGTGGTTAGCGGCAGCTTAGAAGAAGCCAGGCAATCATTAAAGACAGCTGTCTTTGATTTAATATTGTTAGATGTCAATTTACCTGATGGCTCAGGGTATGGCCTATGCAGGGAAATCCGGGAATTGTCTCAGGTTCCAATCATATTCTTGACGGCTTTGGATGAGGAGGCGAACGTTGTTGCCGGTCTGGACTTGGGAGCGGATGATTATATGACCAAGCCGATCCGGACCAAAGAACTCCTCTCCAGAATGAAAGCCGTATTGAGGCGTAATCACAAGCCTAAGGTCGAAGTGAACAGGTGGATATCCGATGATATTGAAGTCCGGGTTCTTGAAGGGACGGTTCTTAAACACAATCAAGAGCTTTTGTTGACTGGAATGGAATATCGGCTGCTTTTGATGTTAATGACTCATTCCAAACAAATTTGCAGCAGAAGCACCATTCTTAACAGCCTATGGGACATGTCGGGAGAATTCATTGATGACAACACCCTTTCGGTCCATATCAGAAGGTTGAGAGAGAAGATTGAAGATATTGCTGCTGCGCCAAAATATATCATTACCGTTCGAGGAGTCGGATACAAATGGAATACAGATGTCGTAGGGCGATAA
- a CDS encoding AraC family transcriptional regulator, whose amino-acid sequence MQIKDFRIDQNLKERTEHRTVILPVACYETTITQNIHGHIPLHWHDEIQFVRIVKGEAVFQINEEKFILRQGEGIFINSGCLHMAEDRNESGCVYICLNVSPHFVVPRELYATHVAPYIQATNLSYLYLDSYQPWGKSILEAMMCIHDCIQRKPLNFEIDVSMHLTCMWKNLIMNCFQLTYDPSEAVKSERMKQMLSWIDIHYAEKITLNDIARAGQLSRSECCRYFKRILNTTPLNYVMDYRLQISLLLLQQDGSNVTEVAYKVGFNSTSYFIERFRKSMNMTPLAYKKSKMDA is encoded by the coding sequence TTGCAAATCAAAGATTTCAGGATCGACCAAAACTTAAAGGAACGAACCGAGCATCGAACAGTCATACTCCCGGTTGCTTGTTACGAAACGACGATTACCCAAAACATTCACGGACATATACCGCTCCATTGGCATGATGAAATTCAGTTTGTTCGGATTGTCAAAGGAGAGGCCGTTTTTCAAATTAATGAAGAGAAATTCATCCTTCGGCAGGGCGAAGGCATCTTTATCAACAGCGGCTGCTTGCACATGGCGGAAGATAGAAATGAATCGGGCTGCGTCTATATCTGTTTAAATGTTTCTCCTCATTTTGTGGTACCGAGAGAGCTTTACGCAACGCATGTTGCCCCGTATATCCAAGCGACAAATTTATCTTATTTGTATTTGGATTCTTATCAGCCTTGGGGAAAAAGCATTTTAGAAGCCATGATGTGCATTCATGATTGCATTCAACGAAAACCGCTAAACTTTGAAATCGATGTTTCGATGCATCTGACATGTATGTGGAAAAACTTAATCATGAACTGTTTTCAACTCACATACGACCCTTCGGAAGCAGTCAAAAGTGAGCGGATGAAGCAGATGTTAAGCTGGATCGATATCCATTACGCAGAAAAAATCACATTAAATGATATCGCCAGGGCCGGTCAATTGAGCCGTTCGGAATGCTGCCGCTATTTCAAACGGATTCTAAACACGACTCCGCTGAATTATGTGATGGATTACAGGCTTCAGATAAGTTTGCTCCTGCTGCAGCAAGACGGTTCTAACGTTACGGAAGTGGCCTATAAGGTTGGTTTTAACAGCACCAGCTATTTTATTGAAAGATTTCGAAAGTCAATGAACATGACGCCGCTGGCCTACAAAAAATCAAAAATGGATGCGTGA
- a CDS encoding HAMP domain-containing sensor histidine kinase, producing MLDVVRNPEWKSIVVKVIAIHLMLAVIMYLFLNHQVGQIHHALVNQNAALVGHVLKQDPQLENDMIHLITQGAQQSEIEEGKRVLAQYAYKENMSVGDQPVFANNALSTKTAAAVLLFCIPFLLLLLWEYRKIFEKIRTISIAAEQIVEHQLEKRLPDNIEGDFGALGRSFNTMAERLHNSLEQLKQERTFLRNLLSDISHQLKTPLASLIVFNENLLNDPDMKQEIRKKFLERSGQQLERMEWLIISLLKLARVEAGAIRFHKEHIRLREIIDHAVQSLRMLAEQKTQKIHIHGDRDLCVRADEEWLTEALINLMKNAMEHSPPEGIIDITLEENPLFTTLIIRDQGEGISPEDLPHIFERFYRGGGKTKSQSIGIGLSLSKSIIEEQGGIITVSSEPGRGTEFKVSFHKGDR from the coding sequence ATGCTTGATGTTGTCCGTAATCCGGAGTGGAAATCCATCGTCGTTAAAGTCATTGCAATACATTTGATGTTAGCGGTCATCATGTACCTTTTTTTGAATCATCAAGTGGGCCAGATCCATCATGCCTTGGTTAATCAGAATGCCGCTCTGGTGGGTCACGTATTGAAGCAAGATCCTCAGTTGGAAAACGACATGATACATTTGATCACCCAGGGGGCTCAACAAAGTGAAATTGAAGAGGGAAAACGCGTCCTGGCACAATATGCCTATAAGGAGAACATGTCCGTAGGAGATCAGCCTGTATTCGCAAATAACGCTTTATCCACGAAAACAGCAGCTGCAGTTTTGCTTTTTTGCATTCCATTTCTGCTGTTATTGTTATGGGAGTACCGCAAAATATTCGAAAAGATTCGAACCATATCCATTGCCGCGGAGCAAATTGTTGAGCATCAGCTGGAGAAGAGGCTTCCCGATAACATTGAAGGAGACTTTGGCGCCTTAGGACGGAGCTTTAACACGATGGCTGAAAGGTTACATAACAGCCTGGAGCAGCTTAAACAAGAGAGGACCTTTTTACGCAACCTGCTTTCCGATATCTCGCATCAGCTCAAAACGCCGCTGGCATCCCTGATCGTTTTTAATGAGAATTTGCTGAATGATCCGGATATGAAGCAAGAAATACGAAAGAAATTTCTGGAACGGAGCGGACAGCAGCTTGAACGAATGGAATGGCTGATTATCAGTTTATTGAAGCTGGCACGGGTCGAAGCCGGAGCAATCCGATTTCATAAGGAACACATCCGGCTAAGAGAAATAATCGATCATGCTGTACAGTCGCTGCGTATGCTAGCCGAGCAAAAGACCCAGAAAATCCACATTCATGGGGACCGGGATTTGTGCGTTCGAGCGGATGAAGAGTGGCTGACCGAAGCCTTGATTAATTTAATGAAAAATGCGATGGAACACTCGCCGCCAGAGGGTATCATCGATATCACTTTAGAGGAAAATCCATTGTTTACAACGTTAATCATCCGAGATCAGGGTGAGGGCATTTCCCCGGAAGATTTGCCCCACATCTTTGAACGGTTTTATCGAGGCGGAGGCAAGACCAAGTCACAAAGCATCGGAATTGGTTTATCCTTATCCAAATCCATTATTGAAGAACAGGGCGGTATCATCACCGTTTCTAGTGAGCCCGGGCGAGGAACGGAATTCAAAGTTTCGTTTCATAAAGGGGATAGGTAA
- a CDS encoding DUF6596 domain-containing protein produces the protein MVAICEGIGLRSGERLTRAKAKIRAERLTFEMQEIPDRLDSVLEAIYAAYGSGWDEAAMADSPRRRLAEEAIYLGRLLLQLAPRKPEVYGLLATIASGLNHRCFCPAISKPSGFRDINKCGIEKMSPKGTLLGCLKLAVTDIEGTHRPTQDDKVLLRLDDPHS, from the coding sequence ATGGTCGCGATATGTGAAGGAATTGGACTCCGTTCAGGCGAGCGTCTTACGAGGGCAAAAGCAAAAATCCGTGCCGAACGCCTCACATTTGAAATGCAAGAGATTCCGGATCGCCTCGATTCCGTTCTGGAGGCCATCTATGCTGCTTACGGGAGTGGGTGGGACGAGGCAGCCATGGCCGATTCTCCTAGAAGAAGATTGGCGGAGGAAGCAATCTATCTGGGAAGGCTGCTTCTCCAATTGGCCCCCCGCAAACCTGAGGTCTATGGTCTGTTGGCAACCATTGCTAGTGGACTTAATCACAGATGTTTCTGTCCGGCAATTTCTAAGCCGTCAGGCTTCCGCGATATAAATAAATGTGGCATCGAAAAAATGTCTCCGAAGGGCACCCTACTAGGGTGCCTTAAACTTGCCGTCACAGACATCGAGGGGACCCATCGCCCAACACAAGACGACAAGGTCCTACTGCGTCTTGATGATCCTCATTCTTGA
- a CDS encoding DMT family transporter produces the protein MNTAEKKGLFLVTTGAIFWGISGTVSKKLFQQTTIEVNWLVATRLLIAGILLLTVHFLFKERSQILGVWKNKRSAVQLIIFGLVGMLSVQYTYMASIQHGNAAVATLLQYLAPVMIIIYLILRKQMTFTRKDLLTVLLALVGCFLLLTNGSVSQISVPTAAMVWGVLSGIALAFYTLYAVPLLKQYDSLVIVGWAMMIGGLGLSLIHPPWQIDFKSLSIETYLYLIFVILFGTMIAFWFYIESLQSLSPKETSLLSSLEPLAAVITTVFWLKEPFGFFQWLGTACIIGLILVLTSSKKAS, from the coding sequence ATGAATACAGCTGAAAAAAAGGGATTATTTCTTGTTACCACAGGAGCGATATTTTGGGGGATCAGCGGTACCGTCTCCAAAAAGCTCTTTCAGCAAACCACAATCGAAGTCAATTGGCTTGTAGCGACTCGTTTGCTTATCGCCGGGATTCTACTGTTGACCGTTCATTTTCTGTTTAAAGAACGCTCGCAAATACTTGGCGTATGGAAAAATAAAAGATCTGCTGTTCAACTCATTATTTTCGGTTTGGTCGGTATGCTTTCGGTTCAATATACGTATATGGCGTCGATTCAGCACGGGAATGCGGCCGTGGCAACGCTGCTGCAGTACTTAGCTCCAGTCATGATCATTATCTATTTGATTCTGCGGAAGCAAATGACTTTCACGCGTAAGGATTTGCTGACCGTTCTCCTTGCTCTCGTGGGCTGCTTTCTCTTGTTGACGAACGGCTCCGTTTCCCAAATTTCCGTACCGACCGCTGCCATGGTTTGGGGTGTTTTATCTGGAATAGCCCTGGCCTTCTACACTTTGTACGCAGTTCCGTTATTGAAGCAATACGATTCCCTCGTCATTGTCGGATGGGCGATGATGATCGGCGGCTTGGGACTAAGCTTGATCCACCCTCCTTGGCAAATCGATTTTAAAAGCCTTTCGATCGAGACCTATCTGTATCTTATATTCGTAATTCTATTCGGCACAATGATCGCATTTTGGTTTTATATCGAAAGCTTGCAAAGTCTTTCCCCTAAAGAAACAAGCCTTCTAAGCAGTTTGGAACCGCTGGCTGCCGTGATCACAACCGTATTTTGGTTAAAAGAGCCCTTTGGTTTTTTTCAATGGCTGGGTACGGCATGTATTATCGGGTTGATTTTGGTATTGACATCAAGTAAAAAGGCATCTTAA